One Hemitrygon akajei chromosome 11, sHemAka1.3, whole genome shotgun sequence DNA segment encodes these proteins:
- the pex11b gene encoding peroxisomal membrane protein 11B, producing MDAWVRFTATSQGRERVFRAAQYASALLAFSLQKGGASLELVNRLRQLEAHLSLGRKLFRLGSSAESLEAAKRAIHLSDLVLRFCVTVSHLNRAMYLGCDNLLWAGKVGLAPTLDQGKWSQRSFRYYLFALILNLSRDVYELSVLAEREAPGRGKAAGVEKEGGIVLRVRARLRLLCYVLWANPPLLLDFLKNGCDIFIPLDRLGLLKTNPAVVAFCGFSSSILSILTISQPWLKLKP from the exons GGCAGCACAGTACGCCTCCGCGTTACTGGCATTCTCGCTGCAGAAGGGCGGAGCGAGCCTGGAGCTGGTGAACCGTCTGAGACAGCTGGAGGCTCACCTGAGCCTGGGACGCAAAC TGTTCAGGTTGGGGAGTTCAGCAGAGTCACTGGAGGCCGCCAAGAGGGCGATTCACCTGTCGGACCTGGTGCTGCGTTTCTGTGTCACTGTCAGCCACCTGAACCGGGCCATGTATCTGGGCTGTGACAACCTGCTGTGGGCTGGCAAGGTGGGGCTGGCCCCAACACTGGACCAGGGCAAGTGGAGCCAACGCTCGTTCCG GTACTACCTCTTCGCTCTCATCTTGAACCTGAGCCGTGACGTCTATGAGCTGAGCGTGCTGGCGGAGCGAGAGGCGCCAGGCCGCGGGAAGGCAGCCGGGGTGGAAAAGGAAGGTGGGATAGTATTGCGAGTGCGGGCCCGGTTGCGGCTGCTCTGCTACGTCCTGTGGGCTAACCCCCCTCTGCTGCTGGACTTCCTGAAGAATGGCTGTGACATCTTCATCCCCCTGGACCGCCTGGGTTTGTTGAAGACCAACCCAGCGGTGGTGGCTTTCTGCGGCTTCTCTTCTTCTATCCTTTCTATCCTCACCATCTCCCAGCCCTGGCTCAAGCTGAAACCTTAA